A single genomic interval of Aureliella helgolandensis harbors:
- a CDS encoding RHS repeat domain-containing protein, translated as MLDDRGEVSLEYDAFNRIIKRVEPTGVAISYTYDDFGNVASVTTPSGTRQFTYNTNRQVITSVDVAGGATTYSCDSAGRLESMELPNGVRETYSYRDDGQLLSQRVLRGEEQVFGVTFEYDHHARIIGETYLDGNSTVYEYSENGYLIRETYRDPAGGQREISYQYDAVGNRLERDDSVTGLVRYQYDSNDQLVSKIEGADRYDYEYDRSGNLQSISRNGSPFISYEWSSAGRLLETHKVIEGVEQVEQYLYDPQGIRVGTIRNGETQYLLMDSNGGLSEVTDIYDSHGHVVESVSQGAGVRYSKTDADEIYSLQDIRGSISLRFDAAGNLVEHAKYDAFGRGLESNDNSGFLGEWTDGLSELVYLRARYYDSDDGRFVSVDPWMGVADLPITQHNYAYAGNDPINQDDPTGMSTLSEQLATLTIKNRLFQVGILQGLVGVISVALNSSIKWSGPVKQLGVGDYNLSKSNFESQPIGGQIGSVTVLAAYREVGASVSLLEALTKRAKAAKEKRLEENLLLSKALFGKKSKSYNSARSDLKNARSEGTYKSPEQLLGISIGDADIYTPAWMGHTGYSMTGAYLGGGLSAGVSLTGGNVDGIGAGAGGSVAIAAAVYGFGVGFSYKDTSKGVSLTETQNGAWLPDLHAGFSVSVGVSIPSYTEYRDAPK; from the coding sequence ATGCTAGATGACCGCGGTGAGGTAAGTCTCGAATACGATGCTTTCAATCGAATCATCAAGAGAGTGGAACCGACAGGCGTTGCTATTAGTTACACCTATGACGACTTCGGCAATGTCGCCAGCGTCACGACCCCATCGGGTACACGGCAGTTCACGTACAACACGAATCGCCAGGTCATCACGTCCGTCGATGTCGCCGGTGGGGCCACGACTTATAGCTGCGATTCCGCTGGACGACTCGAATCCATGGAGTTGCCCAATGGCGTCCGTGAAACCTATAGTTATCGCGACGATGGCCAGCTTCTGTCTCAGAGGGTTTTGCGAGGTGAGGAGCAAGTCTTTGGCGTTACTTTTGAGTACGATCATCACGCGCGGATCATCGGTGAAACCTATCTCGATGGAAATTCGACTGTCTACGAATATTCAGAGAATGGTTATCTAATTCGGGAAACCTATCGAGATCCTGCCGGAGGACAACGCGAGATTAGCTATCAATACGATGCTGTCGGAAATCGCTTGGAGAGAGACGACTCAGTGACTGGCTTGGTTCGTTATCAATACGACTCCAACGATCAACTGGTCTCAAAAATCGAGGGAGCGGACCGCTACGATTATGAGTACGATCGCTCTGGGAACTTGCAGAGTATCTCACGGAATGGGAGTCCGTTTATCTCCTATGAGTGGTCGTCTGCGGGGCGATTGTTGGAGACGCATAAAGTCATAGAAGGCGTCGAACAGGTTGAACAGTATCTGTACGATCCGCAAGGAATTCGCGTAGGCACGATTCGAAATGGGGAGACTCAGTACTTGCTGATGGATTCCAACGGTGGCCTCTCGGAAGTGACGGACATCTATGACTCCCATGGGCATGTGGTGGAAAGTGTCTCGCAAGGAGCTGGGGTACGGTATTCGAAAACGGATGCCGATGAAATCTATTCTTTGCAAGACATTCGCGGATCGATATCCCTGCGTTTCGATGCTGCAGGAAATCTTGTCGAACACGCGAAATACGATGCATTTGGCCGAGGATTGGAGAGCAATGATAACAGCGGATTTTTGGGGGAATGGACTGACGGTCTGTCGGAACTCGTCTATCTTCGCGCTCGGTACTATGACAGTGACGATGGACGATTTGTGAGCGTGGATCCATGGATGGGAGTCGCAGACCTGCCGATCACGCAACACAACTATGCTTACGCGGGGAACGATCCAATCAATCAGGATGATCCGACGGGCATGTCCACGCTATCAGAGCAACTGGCCACCCTCACGATCAAGAATAGACTGTTCCAAGTGGGAATCCTGCAGGGGTTGGTTGGGGTGATTTCCGTGGCTCTGAACAGTTCAATCAAGTGGAGTGGACCTGTCAAGCAACTGGGCGTTGGGGACTACAACTTATCGAAGAGCAACTTCGAAAGTCAGCCCATTGGCGGACAAATTGGTTCGGTGACAGTGTTGGCGGCATACAGGGAGGTCGGGGCATCCGTTTCGCTTCTTGAGGCTCTCACCAAGCGCGCGAAGGCGGCGAAAGAAAAGCGACTCGAAGAAAATTTGCTCTTATCCAAAGCGCTGTTTGGAAAGAAGAGTAAGTCCTACAATAGTGCACGTAGCGATCTGAAAAATGCTCGGAGCGAAGGTACCTACAAAAGCCCAGAGCAGCTCTTGGGAATTTCTATTGGGGACGCCGACATCTATACCCCAGCCTGGATGGGACACACCGGCTATTCCATGACAGGCGCCTATCTAGGCGGAGGGTTAAGTGCGGGAGTAAGTCTGACGGGCGGCAATGTCGATGGCATTGGCGCCGGAGCAGGAGGAAGTGTTGCAATTGCAGCTGCGGTCTACGGTTTCGGCGTGGGTTTCAGCTACAAGGACACCAGCAAAGGGGTGAGCCTTACAGAAACGCAGAATGGCGCGTGGCTTCCAGATCTACATGCAGGATTTTCCGTTTCCGTGGGCGTTAGTATTCCCAGTTACACAGAGTATCGTGACGCCCCTAAGTAA
- a CDS encoding IS4 family transposase, with protein MATSVPNSPRRDSHNFQKIADAFLSGEGLPFADVLSAERIERIFRKHGCLFGLHGVYTTAIMVWSFLSQVLRDGKDASCQAAVARVVSYCKLQGLEAPTQDTGDYCRARAKLSSAALRDLSCEVADEMEQASLPSWLWKRKLHPKLVDGFTFTMPDTVKNQAKYPQQKAQKPGVGLPIARSAAILSLATACVMDLAIAPYQGKETGESALLRSMLGSLASGDIAVMDRYYCSFMMIALLLGQGTHTCARKHHLRHSDFRRGKRLGKFDHLIVWTRPQRPTWMDEETYQQIPETLVLREVRFNIVEPGRRTKSLDIITTLTDATEYTKDDIAQLYGFRWNSELDIRSIKSNLNLGHVRCKSPEMVHREVWTTLLAYNLIRTTAAGAALLYKKQPRQISFTSTCQYVLASWMQLSSGIMGESSMEVYLLTMLEQIAGCEVANRPGRLEPRVLNHAS; from the coding sequence ATGGCTACTTCAGTACCAAATTCTCCGCGCCGTGACAGCCACAATTTTCAGAAAATTGCTGATGCATTTCTAAGTGGTGAAGGTCTCCCGTTTGCGGATGTTCTGTCGGCCGAGAGGATCGAACGAATCTTTCGCAAGCATGGTTGTCTGTTTGGGCTACACGGCGTCTACACTACAGCGATCATGGTTTGGTCTTTCCTTTCGCAAGTGCTACGCGACGGAAAGGATGCTTCTTGCCAAGCAGCAGTAGCGCGAGTCGTTAGTTATTGCAAGTTGCAAGGACTTGAGGCTCCGACCCAAGATACGGGCGATTATTGTCGAGCACGCGCTAAGCTGTCTTCGGCTGCGCTGCGTGACTTGAGCTGTGAAGTCGCGGATGAGATGGAACAAGCGTCGTTACCTAGCTGGCTGTGGAAACGCAAACTTCACCCTAAGCTGGTTGATGGCTTCACCTTCACGATGCCCGATACGGTCAAGAACCAGGCAAAGTACCCGCAACAAAAGGCGCAGAAGCCAGGAGTCGGCTTGCCCATCGCGCGCTCTGCAGCCATCCTCTCATTGGCAACCGCGTGCGTTATGGATCTCGCAATCGCTCCTTACCAAGGCAAAGAAACTGGAGAGTCGGCGTTGCTGCGATCGATGCTCGGATCGCTAGCCAGTGGCGACATCGCAGTCATGGACCGCTACTACTGTTCGTTCATGATGATCGCTTTATTACTCGGCCAAGGCACGCATACTTGCGCTCGTAAACATCACCTGAGGCACAGCGACTTCCGGCGCGGCAAGCGACTTGGCAAGTTCGATCATCTGATTGTATGGACTCGGCCACAGCGTCCGACCTGGATGGACGAAGAGACCTACCAGCAGATTCCTGAGACACTTGTGTTGCGCGAAGTGCGCTTCAACATTGTCGAACCTGGTCGCCGTACCAAGTCGCTTGACATCATCACGACACTAACGGATGCGACGGAGTACACCAAGGATGATATCGCTCAGCTCTATGGATTTCGCTGGAACTCGGAACTCGATATCCGGAGCATCAAGTCGAATCTCAATCTTGGCCACGTCCGTTGCAAATCTCCCGAAATGGTTCATCGAGAAGTATGGACGACCCTACTGGCGTATAATCTCATTCGTACCACAGCAGCCGGTGCAGCGCTGCTCTATAAGAAGCAACCTCGGCAGATTAGCTTCACGAGCACTTGCCAGTATGTTCTTGCATCCTGGATGCAGTTGTCCAGCGGAATTATGGGAGAGTCGTCAATGGAAGTCTATCTGTTGACCATGCTGGAACAGATAGCAGGTTGTGAAGTTGCCAACCGACCCGGCCGTCTTGAACCACGCGTCTTGAACCACGCGTCTTGA